Within the Marixanthomonas sp. SCSIO 43207 genome, the region CCCTGATTATACCGTAAACTCACCTCAACTCGACTTTTACTCTGAAACAGGAGGCGCTTATCTGTATGGCCCTTCAACTATAAAAAATAAAAACAGTACTGTCTACTGTGACCGTGGTTATTATGATACACGCGCAAAAACAGGTCACTTTGTAAAAAATGCTCGCGTAGATTATGAAAACAGAATTCTATACGGCGACAGTATATACTTTGACCAAAATAAAAGTTTTGCCTCGGCTACCAACAATATTAAAGTACTAGATACAGTAAATAAAAGCATTATTAGAGGTCATTACGCAGAAGTTTTTCGAGAGAAAGATTCGGTTTTTATCACCAAAAGAGCTGTAGCAGTAACCTTGCGTGATCAAGACTCTATTTATGTACACGCCGACACACTCCAAGTTACCGGAAAACCAGAAAACAGAATTATTAAAGGTTTTTATAGAGCTAGAATGTTCAAACGTGGATTGGAAGGTGAACAACCTACTAGCGGAAAATGCGACTCTATCTTTGTAGATCAAAAAACAGGCATTACAAAGTTATTACGAAATCCTGTTTTGTGGAGTGGTGAAAACCAAATGACCGGTGACACCATTCATATTCTTTCAGACACCAAAACAGAAAAACTAGACACACTCAAAGTGTTTAATAATGCGTTTTTAATTCAGAAAGACAGCGCAGGATACAATCAAGTTAAAGGTGAGCGACTCATTGGTTTATTTACCAATAATGAATTAGATACAGTAAACGTACATAAAAATGCCGAAGTAATTTATTTCTCAAGAAATGATAAAGAGGAGCTTGTAGGAATTAACAACACCCTATCTAGTGACATTCAAATGTATCTAGAAAGCCAACAAATAACTGGAATCCGTTTCTTAAAAAAAGTAGACGGAAAACTATATCCGCCTTCGCAATTTCCTGAAAATGCACGTATTTTACCAGGATTTAATTGGCGAGGTGAAGAACGCCTAAAAAAAGTTGAAGACCTATTTAAAGGAAAACCTATTCCTATATTACCAAAAATCAAAGGAATTCAGTTACCGGAAGATGAAGGAGCGTTTTTTGAAGATGTGCCAGATGATGAATTAGAAATTCCTGAACAATCTAAATTAAAAGCCAAAGATCTTCAAAACCGTGAAGATGATCCAAAACCTTTGACTCGGGAAACAGATAGTATCGTAAACGATTCTATTCGTAAACCACCAGATATTAAAAAAGAAGAGCAACAAGCTTCAAAAGAAAAATAAAGCTAGCTGTAGAAAGATTATGAAAGAAGATTTTTTTAAATATCAAACACAAACCACACCACATCCATTAGCTGTAGAAGTATCACATGCAGAGGGAAGCTATATTTATGACAACAACCATAATAAACACCTAGATTTTGTAGCAGGAGTTTCGGCCTGTAGTTTAGGTCATCGTCATCCACGAGTTGTAAATGCTGTTAAAAACCAGTTGGACAAATACCTTCACGTGATGGTATATGGCGAGTACATTCAACAACCAGCTGTAGAAGTTGCAAAAATATTAGCCAGTCACTTACCCAAACCTTTAGAAACAACTTATTTGGTTAACAGTGGTGCCGAAGCTATAGATGCATCTTTAAAATTAGCACGCAGAGCTACCAACCGATCAGAAATTATATATGCTCATAATGCTTATCATGGTAATACCTTTGGGGCGCTAAGCGTGATGGGGTATGAAGATCGCAAAAAACCTTTTGCACCACTTATACCCGATTGTCATCCTATTCGGTTTAATAACTTTGAAGATATACATAAAATTACTTCAAAAACCGCTGCAGTTATTTTAGAAACCATTCAAGGCGGAGCCGGATTTATTATTCCGAAGAAAGAATATCTACAAAAAATAAGAGAGCGCTGTAATGAGACTGGTACATTACTTATTTTGGATGAAATACAACCAGGATTTGGTAGAACGGGTAAGTTATTCGGTTTTGAGCATTTTGACATTGTACCAGATATTTTGGTAATGGGAAAAGGAATGGGTGGTGGCTTACCTATTGGTGCATTTACTGCTTCACAACAACATATGGCGCTACTGAAAGATAACCCCAAACTTGGTCATATTACAACTTTTGGCGGTAACCCTGTTATTGCTGCAGCTGCTTTGGCAACTTTAAAAGAAATAACAGAAACCAATTTAATTTCTGAAACACTTCAGAAGGAAGAAATTTTCAGAAAACAATTGAAACATCCTTTGATTAAAGAAATTAGAGGAAAAGGATTGATGTTGGCTTTGATATTTGAATCTGCTGAAATTGCTTCCGAAGTTATTTTACAATGTAAAGACAAAAATTTGATACTCTTTTGGCTATTATTTGAGCCCAAAGCTGTACGTATTACTCCGCCTCTTACCATATCAGAAGAAGAAATTAAAGAAGGATGTGACATTATAACAGAAGTGCTCAATTCAATAAAAAATCAATAAAAACAAGCTAAATACTTGATATTCATTGTTTTAAACTTATAGTTGACTGTTGATAAGGCTGTTAACAATAAACACGGCATAACTCTTGAATAGCCTATTACATTAGTATCTTTAAAATAGAAGAAACCGTAAAACGTTACGTATGCAATTACCTCCAAACGAGCATGACAACTTCTCCCTTTCCCGCTTTGAATCTATGCTGAAGACAAATGATGTCTATTTTTTTGATTCTGAAGAGTTTGAAGAGATCATACAGTATTATTTAGAAAATGGGAAAATCGCTCTTGCAAAAAAAGCGACTAAGCTAGGCTTGGAACAACATCCATCTGCTACCAATTTGAAATTATTTCAAATTGAAATGCACATTTTTGAAAATGAACTAGA harbors:
- a CDS encoding OstA-like protein; protein product: MKIHFNIVFCLLFIGIAAYAQDDPKKAKVDIESGYLEIRPELPDAAIYTKDETGQVYIVHEGVEMWCDQAYVYLKDNFVKAYGNVKINQADTVTLNSKYAEYNGNTQFAFASGDVLFKDPKTTLKTDTLYFDRIKQQAYYRTGGTVRDTASTLTSRIGRYYATSKKYQFLSDVVIKNPDYTVNSPQLDFYSETGGAYLYGPSTIKNKNSTVYCDRGYYDTRAKTGHFVKNARVDYENRILYGDSIYFDQNKSFASATNNIKVLDTVNKSIIRGHYAEVFREKDSVFITKRAVAVTLRDQDSIYVHADTLQVTGKPENRIIKGFYRARMFKRGLEGEQPTSGKCDSIFVDQKTGITKLLRNPVLWSGENQMTGDTIHILSDTKTEKLDTLKVFNNAFLIQKDSAGYNQVKGERLIGLFTNNELDTVNVHKNAEVIYFSRNDKEELVGINNTLSSDIQMYLESQQITGIRFLKKVDGKLYPPSQFPENARILPGFNWRGEERLKKVEDLFKGKPIPILPKIKGIQLPEDEGAFFEDVPDDELEIPEQSKLKAKDLQNREDDPKPLTRETDSIVNDSIRKPPDIKKEEQQASKEK
- a CDS encoding aspartate aminotransferase family protein; protein product: MKEDFFKYQTQTTPHPLAVEVSHAEGSYIYDNNHNKHLDFVAGVSACSLGHRHPRVVNAVKNQLDKYLHVMVYGEYIQQPAVEVAKILASHLPKPLETTYLVNSGAEAIDASLKLARRATNRSEIIYAHNAYHGNTFGALSVMGYEDRKKPFAPLIPDCHPIRFNNFEDIHKITSKTAAVILETIQGGAGFIIPKKEYLQKIRERCNETGTLLILDEIQPGFGRTGKLFGFEHFDIVPDILVMGKGMGGGLPIGAFTASQQHMALLKDNPKLGHITTFGGNPVIAAAALATLKEITETNLISETLQKEEIFRKQLKHPLIKEIRGKGLMLALIFESAEIASEVILQCKDKNLILFWLLFEPKAVRITPPLTISEEEIKEGCDIITEVLNSIKNQ